A stretch of DNA from Oryza brachyantha chromosome 9, ObraRS2, whole genome shotgun sequence:
GCACGGTTGAGTTCTGTTTCAGTGATCACTTTTGCAGAcatttcagactttcagtaATATGTGAGGAGTAAAAACATCAACCAGAAAGCCTCACAAAAGTTGGCACAATAACAAGAGGAAAGTACGAGAGCAATGCTCGGAGAAAGAATTAACATAAGGTGAAAGCTTTACTAGCAGGCAGCAATCATGATGTTGAGCTTGAATCTTTATGCTTGAGCCAATAATATGATATAAGTAGCTTCTTTACTGCCATAATGTGTGCCTGcctttgcttttgcttttgattTTGTGACATGTAATGCCATCATGAGCATATAATGTATTGGCAACCGCACTCTCTTTCGAGCACGGTTGATCGATTTCATTTTAAGATATGCGCATCTAGGAGTATGTGCCAAAAATCACATCAGATTCTTCTGAAGCTttccctaaaaaaaattcacagaTTCTTCTGAAGCTAATGCATCAATTGGGAAAGTGTGAGCagtacttaaaaatattgcaaACTGGCAGTCCTGCACTTGGCTGATACAATTAACCAGCACACATGGAAGAATCAGATTAAACTATAGtggttaaaattaattatggaAGTAGAGTTGTACTCCTGTATTGTTCGTctgcaaaaacatttttttttgccgggaaAGCCCAGGAATGGACtcccaaatttcattaagattgGGGAATATACATAAGAGAAAACAGCATTCAGTCTAgaaaaactgtaaaaatacAGTCCTGGATTAGACCAAAAGCCTAAAACTGAAAACAGCTAACCCACGGTCGACTTTAGCCAATTCCTGCTGGTATCTGCAAAAACATTCATTTCTTCTagcaagtttttctttttaaaaaaactgtcaAACTAGAATATCATGCAGGTGATTCAGATAAACAAAATGAGGCATTTTTATCTGTCGGTAGAAAAAGTGCAATTGCCAGGAAAACCATTTTCTTCCCCTTTTCCCATCTCAATCATCGAAGCATCATGAAAGAGTAGAAGAGTGTATCTTCTCAGTGTAAAGTCATCCATAAATTCTCAACACTGAAATGCGTTCACTTTTTTCAGTGATGTGAGAGtttaacaaatataattttgtcgGTTAATTTATGACAACCAGCCAATAAAGCGAGTTAAAGCCACCAATATATAGGCCAGATGATCATGTTGTATCAGCCAAGAAAGCGAGATATTATGTTCAGTGCTGTACCTAGAAACTTGACGGAAAAAGAACTCAGGACATTGCAACTGAATTTAATAGCCTCCTTATATGCTGTAAATAACTTTGAAAATGCCTGAAAGTTTAAACTAGTATTAAACTATTAATCCTTGTCACTGAAACTAGAACTACATGAAAATGATGCGTGAAGATTCTGTCTCCTTACACTACAATCAAATGTTTTGCCGTACTCCTGTCACTGTTTATCTGTTGGTAAGCAAAGACTTAAAGAAACAATAAAACATCCATAAAGGTCTAGTTAAGCTGAGCCAAACAACCAACAAATCATACCGTAGCTGTCAACATTGATTAatgcaaggcaagtgacaatTAAGCCAGTCCCCATTAGCCAGGATCAGACCACAGGTAAGCTGGACCAGGCTAACTACTTCTTTCTGTGACCTAAATCTTGCAGTGTTATGTTTCACCACAACTCACATAATGCACTTATCATCGCCCCCAATTCGCAAGAGGCTGATCGAGCAGCATAGCGGTAGAAAAGCAGCATTGCAGTCAGAATATGGGTTTCTGAAGCTGATGAGCTTTCAGAGTTGCAGTTCGTCAGACAAGCAGGGAAGTAAGGCACAATCCCCATCCTTTTCAGCTTACTAACCGGATTAcgatttctcaaaaaaaaaaaaaaaactcttctgATGCAATCCgttaagtttatttctcaaagtatttaatgtatataataatttaaatcaaGCACATAATCTGCCGCAATAATCcaatacttttatatttgtttcaagagcatttttttcaatcctaccatgaggtaccattGTTTTCTATCTAAAGATACTAGAAGGAtaaaattttacgtagaaaacagtggtagtACCTCCTCAAGAATAGAAAAATTGCTCTTGTTTCAAACGCTAAACTCTCTCATATTTGGTACGTGCATACTTTGCACCGACGCGAGTGTATATGCAAATTAAGGGATGGAGAAAGAGTGAAGCATTTGCAATGTGGCAAATGCTGGCAGTAGGCCATGCTGAAAGCGTCATCCAGCAAGCACCACGGTATCCAAAGTCCCAAACCATCCTTTTCTTTGCATTGCCTGGAGACGCAGATGAAGGAGACTATCATGGAATTGGCAATACATTGGGGGAGGTGGACAGATCGACCATCGAAACGAAAGAACGAACCAGACTCTCTTTTTTCCATCTCCGAGCGATTCTGATCTTGACCCTCTAACTGAAGAAATTGACGCCTCGGTGCAAAAGTTTCAGACAGAAAACCGTCCAGGCAAACGTGCATTTTCAGGTTTCTTTCTGATCCCTTCGAAGTAATATTCAttcaggggaaaaaaaattgtttctttATTGTAAAAGAAACCCTAACCTCTTAATTCTCAACAACAGCCATTAATTTTCCTGTCTGAGGTTTACACTGAACTGCTGAAGGCTGCAGTTTATCCAGCTGAACTGTTGTCCGAAAACGGCACTTGCATGAACATGATTTTCTGAAGCTAGTGAACAGAAAACCGGCATAATCAGCATCAATCAACTATGGTGACCTGATCAACGAGCAGTGGAAAAATTTAACAGCTGGCCAGATGGTGGTGATGGAGAATTTGCCGGCCGGGGAGAAGAACAAGACACAAGAAAACACTGAAcgattatattatatatttttttccctagcACAACAGTACAACACCAGCTCGTGTTCAGTTAGTCTGTCAGTAGCAGCTGCTTGGCAACTTGACCGGTGCACAAATTGTACATGATGCCAGAGGAGAGCAACGGTGTAACTTCTTCAAAGGAGGAGGTGTCGAAGGTGTTGGCCGCTGGCCGGTCGAGATCTTCGTTTCTGAACTTTCattcttatcttttcgcttatactttcagccaaaatttaaattttcaacattaaatttagaattgattttaagttcttttaccaaaatttattttctagccttcgCTTTTAGATCACgaagaatatttatatatttataactattttttatttttaaatataccgtttatcTTTTGAACAATCACCCCCTCCAAATTTCTGATGGCTCGCTACCGTCGTCGTCAATCTTCTGTCAGAAGCTGGCAAAACTTCCCAACTTCCTCTGGCGTTTGGAAAGGAACTGCCTGTGCAGATCTTTTCCACGTACTTCCAATGAATCGGATAGTTTGACAGAAACCGGGCCGATGCGTTCTTCCGGAATCTTTTCAGAAAGAACACATATTTGGATCAAAATTCCGAGAGGATTTTGTTACAAAGAGAAGTTGTAGTAGGATGGCATTTGCAGCGTGGGCCGGAGAAAAGCTTTAATCCGTTGGAAATTTAGGCCCAGCCCGGTACAACTATTTGGGCCATATAAACTAGGTCAATTTGGTTAGGCCTGAGGCCTGAGGCTGCGACtgcccttgccgccgccgcccgccgccatgAGAGGTCGGAGCAGCCGCGGCCCTGCGGTCGCGTCGACGTCGAGCCGGCGTGAGCCTGAGCACGAGGATCCGGCGACCTCCGACGACGAGGTAGCACGGCATGTCCCTCTACCCCCTTCCGCCAAGCCATGGAGTGTTGTTGTTCATGGGGGGAATCCGTCCGCTGGCTCCGCAGGTGGTTTCCTCGTCGTCGGGGTCGGAGCGGGAGAGCGACGGTGACGTTGAGAGGGAGCGGGAGCTGGAGAGCGCGCTCGCGGACGTTCCGTTCGGTGAGCTGcagcgcgcccgcgccgacgGGTCGctcggcgggcgcgggcttagtaccgccgccgccgcggcggctgccgCGCAGAAGAAGGTTCGCAGGGCGAGCAGGAAAAGGTCCGGCTCGTCGCGAAGCTGGGTTTCATCTGTAGGGCTTTGTTCTAGCTGTTGGTGCTGATGGGTTCGTGCGTGATTTGAACAGGCCGATGGAGATCAGCACCAAAGTGCGGCCGCCGAGGCTCAGAGAGATCATGCAGGTTCCGAAGAAGGTGAGTTGCGGCTCTATTGAATTGTACATTGTGTTGCAGGGAGCCGCGATGTTCGGTTCAATAGCGGAAAATTGGGAGTTATATCTATACGGATTGAACCTTGAAACCTGCCCATAATGCTCTCTTATGCAAGCTTGTAGACAGACAACAGGCAGTTTCTATGTCCGTTTGAATTCGACCTATAACACGTCGAAATCGGGAATTTTGATGCAGCTTCAACATGATGGCATTTAGATGCTGTTGTGTTATTGTGTGCCTAAGAATATAATTGtgctatattttgatattcctttttttttcttcttttgggTTATTTGGGTGCACGCCCGCACATATGCGAGTTTCATTGTTTGAAGCTTTGGTTCATAAGTGTAGGCAGGGTTCATAATAGTTTCCTCCATTGGGATTTAGCCAAGGACAAAACCTGCACAGAAGGATTGctttaaatttctatttaGCTTTCTTAGTCTACTTAAATTATTATCTACTTCCATTGACGATTATCTTAGTTCAATATAGGAATCATATGCGAAGAGCCAGTTTATGAACTAGTCCCACAGTTAATATATAAGTTCTTACCTATTTCACTCTAATGTGCTCTAATTTGGTCGACAATAGCTGTAATACCACTTTACAAGCCTTGTTCCATCTGCTAAAATTCTCTTTCATTCAGGTTGTAAGGGACCCAAGATTCGAACCTATATATGGAGAGGTTGACAAAGAAGGGTAAGCTTTTAACATTCTTGCACATCATGTGCAAGCTGCTCTGTTTGGGAAGTTCTACATTATTTTCATAGAGTGAATATATTTGGCTTTATACCATATAGAAGTCTAGGGTCATCTACATTTTTGTCTAAGCATGTCCTATTTGAATCCTGTTATTTTCTCACTGATTACTTTGTACTTGAATTTGCTCCCTTCCCATGTCTCCTAAGGTTTAATCCTCTAATAGTGCTATACCCCTATATTCTTTTATTAAGAGTAACCTGGTACTTCTAATGgtgctatatgcttatattcttTTAAGAGTAACCTGGTACTAAGTTTCGGTGTCCTTCCCATTACAATCTACTGACACATTGATCAAATCTGCTGGCATGCAGGTTCAGGAAAAGATACAATTTCTTATTTGATGATGAACTCCCTGCAGAAAAAGAGGTGTGTTTAACGCCTTATGCAGATTCATTGTTTGTAGATGCTTCTATTTGAGTAGGTGGATAAATGTGCTTCCTGCACTGTCTTAATGTTTCTGACCAGAAACTACAAAAATCGATCAAGAAATCGAAGGACCCTAATGCTATTGAAGAAATGAAGAGTCGCCTCACTTGGATTGTAAGTTTATTTCTACCTGTTGACATTTTGGACAAATCCATGATCAGACTGAACACTTTcttgagttgatttttggcTGGATTTCTGATGGAATATAAGACGTTGTAAGTTGTAACTTAGCCTTGTAAAGCCGGTTAAGTAGTCAATGCCTGTTCTGATGCATGATTAGATCCATCTATTTATATTCTATAATTTCCTTATAAAAGATCATAAAAGTTATAATGTATATCATGACATCATCTATTGTTGCTTCAAGAATTCAAGGATCAGACAACTAAGCAAGCTTCAGTTTTTGGAAGTTTCCACAATAGTATAAACACCTTCTTAGCACGAAACTTAAAAAACTAGTGCACCCATCCCATAAGCAAGTGGATAGTGCACCCATCCCATAAGCAAGTGGTCACTACAGTTTGATAATCTCATTGTTACAGTGAGGGTGACTATACTAATATGCGCTTGCACAAGCGATGCTACCAGggtgccattttttttatttagtcgATGCCCTGTTGACATGTACACTGCAGGATAAGCAATTGAGATCTCATCCTAGGAAGAATGTTGAGTCAGAGATTCTGCGTGAACATATtaagaaagagagggaagcAGCGAAGACTGGAAAACAGCCATATTATCTGAAGAAATGTTGGTTTCTTAAAGCCCGTTTCATTTCCCCTCTCACGTTGTGTCTATCTACAACGCTAATACTTCTTCCAATTTCCTTGATCAGCTGAAATTCGTGAAAGGAAGTTGATGAACAAGTACAATGAGCTCAAGGTAACATACTCGAAACACATGGCAGTCAACTTTCCACTCTTATGGATATCCACCTTTTTGCTTCGATTTAAATTGATCATTTTACAGGAGGCTGGAAAGCTTGATGCCTTTATGGAGAAGCGACGGAGGAAGAATGCCTCCAAAGATCATCGCTACATGCCATATCGAAGAAATGGGGATGCTGGTGCATAATGATGTCCCTCGAGCtgcatttatattatattttttttttgcattgtcCAGCGTCCTGTGCAACCGAGAGCGGAAGATTAACCTTTAAGGATGATTTGTAGCTGAGATCTGATTGCTGATACCACATGCTTTTGTAATCgtaaattatagatttgttACTTGTTTTGCTTGCTGCTATAATTTCCATCGTTTTCTGGAATCAAGTGATCACAAATTCAGTACTTATTAATTGAATAGAGCTGAAGAAGCATGTAGCTTTGCGCAAAATTTCTTGGTTATCTAAGGTGCATGTAAATTGGATACCCTTTCTTTCTATATAGTTACAACTAAAAGCTCATCAAGGATGAAGTCACAGCAAGAACCGTGGAATCTTTCCAATGcttaaatcaattttaattcTAATTGTTCCCCGCTTCATTAGATACAGGTTCGCCCTCATAACCTCAAATCAATTAATCAGGCAAACGGCtgtgaaaataaactacaacaaCAAATCAGAAATTGAGGGTGAAATTACTGCAGGAAAACTTTTGCTATTCAAGATACCAGGACAGCATTGGTGCACAGGGAGTCAGGGACCATGAGCCACAAAAGCTATGTATATCTCCAAATTAACAATTTACAAAAGTGCAACATGCTTCTAGAGGGACAagaggaaataaaaaaatcacttaCCCCatgaactactactactacatatTACAGGATCTGTAAAAACTCAAAAGCAAGAACACACACAAAGTGCAGCGAAACAAAGGCTATGCAGCATCGATGAAAAATCAGCTTGACTTGTTTGATGAACTCTACACATATATCCGAGGTGCTTTCTTCTTCGCAAGATACTGTGGTTTTACAGCCACCGAATCGACACAGAGTCCAccttttgtgtgtgtgcagtCTATTTGAACCATTGCAAACTGGATCTTTACCGGTTCATCTGAGCTCTTCACCACAAAATCGCCAACATGGTGATTGATCCAGACACCGGGATCAGTCAGGTAGCACTTGGACTGAGCCTGCTGTCCATCAGAAGTTGATAACTGGAAGCGCACCGGTTTTATGTCCCAGCCATGGATGTGCTCGGAGCTATAAACACGCCGTCCAAGTCGCTTGAATGGCCTTCCTAGATGAAGGCGGAAGAACAGGCTATATGTGCCTTCTGGGAAGCAGAATTCAACCTCCCCTCTGACCTCAAACCACCAAATTTGTGAGAGGTAGGCAACCACATGAAACCTGCAGCAGAAGCAGCGAACCTGTCATGGTGCTGCATAATAcagaagagcaattttacagtacttgagaaggtaccagtatcaaaatttcagtataaaattttaatacctcttGGTACTTAGATAgtaggtatcaaattttaagttttttaccatccttgaaaagtacctcaaggtaccacactttttagtgtaaaatgggtggtaccttaagatacttgctaccttaaggtatcaaaaatttatactaaaaatctcggtaccttgaggtacttttgaaggatgggaaaaaagcccctaaattttacactaaaattttgatacctcttagTACCTACTCAaagactgtaaaattactcaataCAAAAGTATATAACATTGTTGCAACAGAAGTCACATGGCTGAGAAAGTACAAGTGAGGGCAAACAGGGCATACAATTGGATTTTGGACCATTCTTAGAAGTTAGAAACCCTAAGCACTATATTATGCATTTATGCCAACCAAAGGCAATATGCTCCGGTACCTCACGCAGTCGCATGAAAACGTGAGTGTTCAATGCAGGCTGTTGAGTTTGGTTCAAGAACAAGTAATCCTGTTCAGGACGCTCCATTTTTCATGATTCAACACAAAGCACATGAAAACAGTACATAAAAATCTCACATATGGTAATCAACAATCACATATCCTGAAACTAGCAAATTCACACGAGACGGATTGACGATTTCCTCCAGTACAAAATTCTACAGATTAAAACAACCATATACCTTTTCTTCATACCCTATTTATCATTGAAATCATTGTAAAAAGGCCTCTATAAACAGTAGCCATTATAAGTTGCAAAACTGAGAGCGAGATCAATCAAAGCACCTCGATTCATCATTTGGAATGAAGTTCCAATATCTCCTATCATCAATGCCAGTTATTGAAAGCGCCCTTGAAGAGATTGACATGCAGACACCTCCACCACCCTTGTCCAGCCAGAACTCCTGCACattcaacaaaaacaaatttcatatatataacaacaaTCCAAACctgatttataaaaaacaaattagctCCTTCTCAAATTGACAGGCAGCTGAAGCTAATCAGAGTAAAATAATCCAACACAAAAAGGGCACAACCATTATCCCATGAACAAACTCAAGCtcctatattttttggttAATCACACGCATAACTCACAAACTGACAAAAGATTACAATTTATACAAGATATCGTTGTATTACAAAGCACTACGATTTGTGAGTCTTAAATACCAAACACAGTGTGATTCGTAGAGGCACAGGCGCACAGCTGATCAAAATCATCGTCAGGTTTAGGACAAAACACGCACCTTGGTGCCGCCGTTCAATCGGTTCCGGCGGCAGAGGCGCGCGTAGACCTCCTTCTTGGGGAtcgtctccgcctccaccgcaGTGGCTTCCTCGTTGccgtcagcggcggcggcggcgaggaggcgcgcgTAGTTGGTCGGCAGCTTGGCCTCCCAGACGCCGTCCCCGGACGCGGCGCCGCGGAACGTGCGGCTGAGCCGCGCCATCCGGCAGATCTCCGGCGGGTCCAGCCTGAGCAGCACCTCCGCCACGCAGCTCTCCGGCAAGTCCCCCAGTGCGGTCGCCccatctccccctccccctctcgcCGACGAGCTGACGGCGCCCATGGCCAAAACCCCAAGCGCGCAACGGAGCTCTCAGCAGTAGAGGGTGAGCGACTTGGAGAGCAGGAGCAGCGAAGCCGGGGACTTGGAGAAGGGCGGAGGCAGGTCACTCCATGTCAGCGACGGCGAGCCCATCGCGCCGGTCCCGCCTCGGTGGCCGTGCCGTCGGGGAAGGGGAGACgagctctcgccgccgtcgtgcacTCTCCCCCCACGAAGGCAACCACCACCGAGCTGCCCTCTTCCTGCTTCTCCTCCGACCACAGCTCTCGCAAAGCACAGTCGAGTGAGCAGACAAAAATCTTGCAGCCTTCGTCTACCTCCGGCTGTTCTTGATCAAACAAGGACGAAGGGATCAACACACCTCCTCTGTTTCCTCTGATCTCAAGACAcgagcagaagaaaaaaaaaaccaacagagcgaggaagagaggagtcGCGTGGCTCGGCGTACGCTCGACGCGCGTTGCTTACTCGGTCATGGCGTTTGCTGGATTAGGTTGGTTTCGGGGAAGCTATGGGAAGAAGACGAAGAGGGGGGAAAGGCAGTATTTTTGCCCATGGAAAAGGGCCTAGACGCGAGCTTTTTTTTCAAGGCGGAATGGCGCGAGTCGTCGCTCTCGCCATGGCCGTATTTATCGCCAGGTTTAACttcttggggggggggggggggggggggggggggggaataaattttataccatcgGAAGTTGTTTCCTCTCGTTACTTTCATATCCATATCGTTCTTaatcgtatttttttaaaaaaaactaatattatACCTATCATATTAATTCACATAAACGGAATACAtgttaaatatttctataaatcgTAATAAAACAggcaaaattaaaatctaaatGGTATAGATATATTCGTCAAACTTATAGTGTCTTAACTTGTAAAAGTTGAAAGTTTAATTTAAACAATATACAAAGGGGACGTAGCCTTTAAGAGTGTAAAAACGTTTTCGTGATTTCTTGCTGCAGCGCTTGCAAAAATTGACACGAACCGAGACGGGCGAACGGCCACGTCATCCTACGAGTCGGCGAATACAGCGGTGCCAACAGAAATTTAACCTTTTGCCATTTTTACGAACGGCCAAAACATCGCTAATTGTCTATGATATGTGGACCCTCATAAATCTATAA
This window harbors:
- the LOC102714949 gene encoding F-box protein PP2-A13, whose product is MGAVSSSARGGGGDGATALGDLPESCVAEVLLRLDPPEICRMARLSRTFRGAASGDGVWEAKLPTNYARLLAAAAADGNEEATAVEAETIPKKEVYARLCRRNRLNGGTKEFWLDKGGGGVCMSISSRALSITGIDDRRYWNFIPNDESRFHVVAYLSQIWWFEVRGEVEFCFPEGTYSLFFRLHLGRPFKRLGRRVYSSEHIHGWDIKPVRFQLSTSDGQQAQSKCYLTDPGVWINHHVGDFVVKSSDEPVKIQFAMVQIDCTHTKGGLCVDSVAVKPQYLAKKKAPRIYV
- the LOC102714672 gene encoding ribosomal RNA processing protein 36 homolog, which codes for MRGRSSRGPAVASTSSRREPEHEDPATSDDEVVSSSSGSERESDGDVERERELESALADVPFGELQRARADGSLGGRGLSTAAAAAAAAQKKVRRASRKRPMEISTKVRPPRLREIMQVPKKVVRDPRFEPIYGEVDKEGFRKRYNFLFDDELPAEKEKLQKSIKKSKDPNAIEEMKSRLTWIDKQLRSHPRKNVESEILREHIKKEREAAKTGKQPYYLKKSEIRERKLMNKYNELKEAGKLDAFMEKRRRKNASKDHRYMPYRRNGDAGA